The Aspergillus nidulans FGSC A4 chromosome VIII genome contains the following window.
AGAATGGTCTGCCGGACTCCAAGATATTCTCAGTGATATCGTCAAGAATGGCGGCCTGGGTGAAGGAGTTCCCGGAAGTGGCGATCCGCTTGAGAGCGACGAAGAACTCTCTGACGACGAAGACTCTGGCTCAGGCAAATCAAAGGCTCGTAGAAAGCCTCAGTCCGTGGTCGACTTGGAGGACATCAAGATGGGTTCCAACGGTCAAGCTGTCGGTTCACCCATCCCGGTTGACTTCACAACCTCAGGTGCATCCCGGGATGTTCAGCCTACTGAAAAGGAAATGGTGCCTAAAACTTCTCCTACTTACGCTTCTCTCACAAAGCAAGGATACACGATCGTTGGCTCGCATTCCGGCGTGAAGATCTGCCGCTGGACCAAATCCGCGCTTCGCGGACGAGGATCATGCTACAAGTTCTCATTCTACGGCATTCGGTCGCACCTGTGTATGGAGGCGACACCGTCTCTGTCTTGTAGTAACAAATGTATCTTCTGCTGGAGACACGGTACCAATCCGGTCGGGACTACCTGGCGCTGGAAGGTCGATTCGCCCGagctcatcttcaacggcgCCAAAGAAGGTCACTACAAAAAGATCAAGATGATGCGCGGCGTTCCAGGCGTCCGCGCCGAGCGCTTCGCCGAAGCGATGCGCATCAGACATTGCGCCCTCAGTCTTGTCGGTGAGCCTATCTTCTATCCGCACATCAACCGCtttctcgatctcctccaCACCGAACACATCTCCAGCTTCCTTGTCTGCAACGCCCAACACCCCGACCAACTACAAGCTCTCAACCGTGTAACCCAGTTGTACGTCTCCATTGACGCTAGCAACCGCGACAGCCTGCGCAAAATCGACCGCCCTCTCCACCGCGACTTCTGGGAACGCTTCCAACGCTGCCTCGATATCCTGCGAGAAAAGCGCCACGTTCAACGCACTGTCTTCCGTCTCACTCTCGTCAAGGGATTCAACATCGATGACGAGGTCATCGGCTACGCTAACCTCGTCGAAAAGGCCCTGCCCTGCTTTATTGAGGTCAAGGGTGTCACATACTGCGGCACAAGCACCAGTGCAGGCGCTgggttgacgatgaagaacGTCCCTTTCTACGAGGAAATCGCCGAATTCGTGGTGCAGCTCAACGCCGAACTCGAGCGCCGCGGTCTTGACTATGGTATCGCCGCTGAACACGCGCACAGCTGCTGTGTGCTTATCGCTTCATCCCGCTTCCGAGTTAATGGCAAGTGGCACTCGCGTATCGATTACCCGCGGTTCTTTGAactgctggagaaggagaaggctgaTGGTACTTCGTTTCGTCCTGAAGATTACATGAAGGAGACGGAGGAATGGGCGCTCTGGGGGAATGGCGGATTTGATCCGAATGATGAGCGAGTCTTTAAGAAGGGAAAGGCTGCGAAGAAGGCactgaaggagaaagaagagaaggaagctgcagaaagggcagcagcagcagaatgaaAACTGGATTGACTTTGTTCTTTCTCATGTCGTTGAAGACACCTCTGTGCATCCCTCCGTGTGATTTCGTGTGACGAGATACAATTTGCGGACGTCACTGCTCCATTAAACTCGTTCGTTAACGACGAAGTGGCTCTACCGCAGCTTTGTACGGAAGGAGATCGCTGGGATGCGACCATATCCTGCAATTGCCTAGTCTACCTGACTCGGCCTTACCCGATGTATCAAACAAAAGTTAGCTACCATCTACTCATTGCTATCTTTTATGGATAGAAGCACGAATGGCAGCCGGTAGCATTAACAGCTGCCTGTATATACAAAAGCTCTATATCTGCAGCAATTTTGCTGGATACCTTCATATCTCACCCTCTAACTGCATGTCCGTGACAATACTGTCAATAGCAAGTCGTAAAACAAGCATGACATAAAATTATTAGATAGTAATGTACCACATACCATGCTAAGCAACATAGGGTCTTCCAAATCCACATTCccacgccttctcctccctctccctaACCGcaatttcttcctcgtcgccatGCACGATCCTCCGCTGAGCACCTGTAAACACCTGATCAATTTCCATGGCGGTCTTATCCTTCATCTCAGGAACAATCCTCCATGCCGCGGCCAGGGAAAGGATGCAAAACCCCATGTAGACAAACCCGGTCTTCGCGCCTAGCGCCCCCTCATCGTCATTAAAAATGTAAGGCAGCACGATGCCAAGGATACCATTCGAGAGACAATTGACCAGCCAGCCCAGACCCTGCGTTTTAGCTCGGAGTTGCAGAGAGGACGCCTCGGCGCCGAAGGCGTATGAGGCAGGCCAGATAGTTAGACCGGTAAGCGTTACTACAAAAAGTATGGTCATCTGGGTGTACCTAATTGGTTTAGAGGATCAGCCAGTTGAGTCCGCGTTTTCTGAAGGACCTGATTTGATCTATGGGGAGGCCACATACCAGACAGTCGCAGTTCCAGGGAAACAACCCGCAAtgcccatccccatccaAAGGATTGTGCAAGCGATCAGACCGAAGAGAGTGAGAGGGCGGCGCCCAAACTTGGCTACTGTGATCATGCTACCCACGTTAGCGACGAGGCCTAGCCCGACACCTacctggaggaagatgaggctgGTGTGCGCGTTCATGCCGACAACTTGCATGAAATAGCTGCCTCTGGCGAGCAGCGATATTCCGAAGAGCTGTGGGAGGAGGCAGGCGAATAAAACGACCATTGTTCGGCGGCGATTGGTGCCCTTGAAGCAATCGGAATACCCCGGCACAGAGCctttggctttcttctctaGCTCGATGGAGAAACGGCATTGTTGAAAGACCATatctgcttcctctgtcgAATATGAGAGCTGCTCCTGGCATCTGCGGGCCTCGTCAAGACGATTCTCTCGGATGAGGTATGTCGGGCTCTCTGGCATCAAGAAGGAGACCACGAACGGGAGAACAGAGAATGGCCACTCGGACACAAAGCAGAGCTTGTAGCCTTCTGGCCCGCGTCTGGCAGCCATAGCATAGATGATTATGCTCCCGATCAGCTGGCCCATTAGGATAAAGGTAGGAAAGAGGCCGAGGATCGGGCCACGGAGTATAGGAGGAAGGACCTCAGACATGTATGTTTGGGTAGTACACATAACCTGATTAACGGCGAACCCCTGGACAAGTTTCGCAACAAAGATTATGGATCTGCGGCCATTGATCTCGCTTGGGAGATCCGAGATGTAGGCCACGGCGACACCTATGGCTGATACGACGCTCGCGATGGTGAGAGATCCGCGCCGTCCTACACGGTCCTGGATGTACCCTCCTGCGATAGAGCCGAGTACGCCACCGATTGGGTTTGCGATATTCCATAGCGCAAGCCAGAGGGCTGGAATGATGAGTTTGCCGTCTAAGCGACGGCCGAAGTCTTTTCTTGAGGATGTTAGAATGGGCGGATCGTTGGCGATGGAGTAGAACATTGGAGCGTACGCACTGGAACTCAGGCATAGAGGATACAGATCCCACAATAGCAAGGTCATATCCATACAGGATTATGCCCGAAGCCAAAGCAAAGCACCAGGCCACGGTCTTAAGGGAGTTTCTGGCTGACTGCAGAGCCGACTCGTTCGGTTGGTGCTGACTTGATTCTAGGGACAATGCTCTCCCATGACAGCCCACAACAGCCGGATTCTTGTCGTAAGTCCCCTTCATGTCCAATTGCTTAACCTGTTGTCTTTCACCTCAAAGATCTGAGCTTTCACTGGAGGCGAAGGAGGTGGG
Protein-coding sequences here:
- a CDS encoding flavodoxin and radical SAM domain protein (transcript_id=CADANIAT00002186), whose amino-acid sequence is MAESTAAEGLLTLWHSFRLPLLVALATVFVIVRLRRVFQARPKIATASSVPSSPRSSSPEKTTKSVASSLSEKKDVAVPNGGRVSPKPTAGPKRVTGKKPLKSARKRSSSISDEEKQPVTHIQPIIFWASLTGSTERYAQVLLEDLRAAAQSQADPENRERGLLPPQIHDLAEVDYDDYFTTAPKPPPTSPGTRYVYCFLIPSYNIDTILDTFLGHLDETHHDFRIDTGSLSTLAGYAVFGFGDKEGWPTEEEGFCSQAKELDRWMAKLTNKKRAYPLGFGDVKSNADASLKEWSAGLQDILSDIVKNGGLGEGVPGSGDPLESDEELSDDEDSGSGKSKARRKPQSVVDLEDIKMGSNGQAVGSPIPVDFTTSGASRDVQPTEKEMVPKTSPTYASLTKQGYTIVGSHSGVKICRWTKSALRGRGSCYKFSFYGIRSHLCMEATPSLSCSNKCIFCWRHGTNPVGTTWRWKVDSPELIFNGAKEGHYKKIKMMRGVPGVRAERFAEAMRIRHCALSLVGEPIFYPHINRFLDLLHTEHISSFLVCNAQHPDQLQALNRVTQLYVSIDASNRDSLRKIDRPLHRDFWERFQRCLDILREKRHVQRTVFRLTLVKGFNIDDEVIGYANLVEKALPCFIEVKGVTYCGTSTSAGAGLTMKNVPFYEEIAEFVVQLNAELERRGLDYGIAAEHAHSCCVLIASSRFRVNGKWHSRIDYPRFFELLEKEKADGTSFRPEDYMKETEEWALWGNGGFDPNDERVFKKGKAAKKALKEKEEKEAAERAAAAE
- a CDS encoding uncharacterized protein (transcript_id=CADANIAT00002187) gives rise to the protein MKGTYDKNPAVVGCHGRALSLESSQHQPNESALQSARNSLKTVAWCFALASGIILAYAPMFYSIANDPPILTSSRKDFGRRLDGKLIIPALWLALWNIANPIGGVLGSIAGGYIQDRVGRRGSLTIASVVSAIGVAVAYISDLPSEINGRRSIIFVAKLVQGFAVNQVMCTTQTYMSEVLPPILRGPILGLFPTFILMGQLIGSIIIYAMAARRGPEGYKLCFVSEWPFSVLPFVVSFLMPESPTYLIRENRLDEARRCQEQLSYSTEEADMVFQQCRFSIELEKKAKGSVPGYSDCFKGTNRRRTMVVLFACLLPQLFGISLLARGSYFMQVVGMNAHTSLIFLQVGVGLGLVANVGSMITVAKFGRRPLTLFGLIACTILWMGMGIAGCFPGTATVWYTQMTILFVVTLTGLTIWPASYAFGAEASSLQLRAKTQGLGWLVNCLSNGILGIVLPYIFNDDEGALGAKTGFVYMGFCILSLAAAWRIVPEMKDKTAMEIDQVFTGAQRRIVHGDEEEIAVREREEKAWECGFGRPYVA